TTTAAAAACATTATCCCGCGCGCTGGAACGTTGCAACGCAGGTTAGTTCCAGTCCGTTAGCCCGCTCTGCTGGCGGCAAAATAAAATGTTGCTCAAGTTTTGCAGTTCAATTTAAGGTTTGTTGTAAAATCAAAAAAGCAAATAAACAGTTCTTTAACCTTCAAAAGTTGTTGTTCAATTAAACGTGGCTTACGCCAACCGCCAGCAGTGTAGCGCAAGAAAAAATAGTGTAGCGGGCTAACCAGTCGCTCAAGTTGACGTGCAAACCGCCGTCGCTCTTTGGCGAAAGTGTTGAGTTCTAAAATGACAACTTACGATACGCGAACTCATTTTTAATTTAAAAATACAACCGGCGCGCTGGAACGTTTGCACGCAACTTAGCTCCAGTCCGTTAGGCCGCTCTTATTAATCACTATCTTTAAAGGAGGATAATATGCTTCGTTATAAAACTACAAATATTGTTGTTTCCATAATTATATTATTGGTAACACAATTTGCCATTTCTCAACCAGGCAAAATTGATATTAAGGAAACAACTGACTCCGTTACTCTCACAACCCTTGAAGATATAACAATGAACAAAGATGACAATATTCTATTAAAGGATGTAAAGTTACCTTTTACTGGAATATGTAAAGTGAAAGCTCTCGGTTCTTTTCGAGCAAACAAAGGGACCTATTATTACATGATTTGGCTTAGGGCGGGTGATTATTGGAAGCAAGAAGCTGGATTACCGACCCCCGGTCCTACGTTAGTTGGATATGATGGTAAACAATTTGGCTTTTCTCCACAGGGCGATATATTTTCTTGTTATACAACCATACCTCGTGATGGCTATCTTCCGATTAGATTGATCCTCAGCGAATCCCATAATGTACACGACAATGCTCCTGATGATAAATCACCGATGACAATTTTAGCTGGATTTAAAATTGTTATTTCTCGGTTAATAAAATAAGTTAACTAAGTAGGCGGCCTAACCAGTCACTCAAGCCGACGTGGTAACCGCGACGCGCCTGAGTTTTTAGTGTTGAGTTTTCAAATGACAACTTACGATAGAAATGGTTATCAGCAAATTAAAAACACAATCCACCGCGCTGGAACGTTACCACGCGGCTTAGTTCCAGTCCGTTAGAACGCAAAAAAAATCATTGTGCGATTCCACCTATTGGGTGTAATTGCATTTCACAATTAAATAAATGGAGGGACAGATGAAAAAAGTTTTTTGGTTTCTTTTTTTAGTGTTTTGTCTATTTACTAGTACGAATCCATTAAATTCCCAATGGATCAAGACGACGCTTGATAGCGTTTGGGTTTCATCATTTGCCGTCTCTGGCACGAATCTCTTTGCCGGGACTGTTGGCTGCGGCGTTTATCTTTCCACCAACAACGGCACAAGCTGGACTACAGTGAACAATGGTCTTGCAAAAATTGGTACTAGTTCTCAATATTATACTGTGCAAGCGCTTATTTTCAGCGGCACGAATCTCTTTGCCGGGACTGATAGCGGCATTTTTCTTTCCACCAACAACGGAACAAGCTGGACTGCGGTCAATTCCGGCTTGACGAAACTTCTTGTGATGACGCTTGCCGTCTCTGGCACGAATCTCTTTGCCGGGACTGAGCGCAGTGGCGTCTTTCTTTCCACTAACAACGGTACAAGCTGGACAGCTACCGGATCGGATTTGGGTTCTGTGCGTACTCTTTCTGTCTCTGGCACGAATCTCTTTGCCGGGACTGATGGCGGCGGCGTTTATCTTTCCACCAACAACGGCACAAGCTGGGCTGAGGTCAATACCGGATTGACGTACAAAATTGTCTTTTCGCTTGCCGTGTCGAGCACGAATCTCTTTTCTGGGACTTGGGGCGGCGGAGCTTTTCATTCCACCAACAACGGTACAAGCTGGACTGCGGTCAATAACGGCTTGACGGACCCTTATGTCAATGGTCTTGCCGTGTCCGGTACGAATCTCTTTGCTGGAACTAGCCACGGTGTCTTTCTATCAACCAACTACGGCACAAGCTGGACTTCAGCGAGTACCGGCTTGACAAGCACTTATGTCCGTGCTCTTGCCTTCTCCCCCAATGGGGCAGGAGGCACGAATCTTTTTGCCGGGACTTCTATCGGCGTCTGGAGACGCGCCTTGTCGGAGATGATCACCTCAGTGGATAGGCTTTCGAGCGACTTGAAGACGCATTTCAGTCTTAACCAGAACTATCCGAACCCGTTTAATCCCGCGACGACTATTTCCTTTAGTCTTTCATCAAAATCGTTTGTATTATTGAAAGTTTTTGATGTATTGGGAAAAGAGGTCACTACAATTCTGTCGAAAGAATTGTCTGCCGGTACATACTCACAAAAATGGAACGCAGAATATTTGATGAGTGGTGTCTATTTCTATCGTTTACAAGCGGGTTCATACACAGAAACCAAAAAACTTCTTTTGTTAAGATAATGTTTAACTGTAATTATTGTTTTGCAAACTATTAATTAAAGTTTTCCCGTTTGCGTTCTAACCAGTCATTCAAGCTGACCCCGCAACCGCTTGCGCTCTGCAACTCAAGTGTTGAGTCGTCAACTTACAACTTTGGATACGAAAGCTCATTTTGAAATCAATCAACACTTCCCTACGCTCTGGAACGTTGCGGGGCAGCTTAATTCCGGTCCGTTAGGGCACACGGAATATATATTGTACCAAATACCGTAAATAAATATATGACCAATACCGAACGGAAATTAGACGAATCTCGATATTTTCTTAATCAATTAAATCCGCGAGATCCATTTTTTGATTACATATTAAGTGCTTTTCTTAATGCTGCAAGAAGTACTACGTGGATAATGAGATTTGAATTTGGGAAAGTTACTGGTTGGGAGGAATGGTTTAATACGTGTGATATTTCTGATGAACAGAAAATACTGTTAAAGGAAATCAATGATCTACGTGTTTCCAGCACTAAAAAGGCTGGTGTTAAAACGGATTTTTATTTTCTTGAACATATCGCTGTTGACGAGGAGTATTATTCAGTTATTAAAGATTTTCAAAAAGAACCTGACGGTACAGAATATAAAATTACTATAACTACACCAGATGAACCACCATATGTGCCAGAAAGTGAAAATTCATTTCAATTTACTGGCACTGTTAAAATAAACAAAGATGAATCCGAATTATCACGCGAATCGATACATAATCTTTGCACTGAATATTTTACTTTTCTTCAAAAACAAGTATCAGTTTGTGTCACCAAATTCGTTAAGATTAGTCAAAAATAATATTCAAAATCGTGTACCCTAACCAGTCACTCAACCTGACGTTGCAACCGCTCGCGCTCTGAGTTTTCAAGTGTCGAGAAATGAACACACAACATACGATAGCGATTGTTGTCAGTAAATTAAAAACACAATCCCACGCTCTGGAACGTTGCAACGCAGGTTAGTTCCAGTCCGTTAGGCAGCTTTGACAAGGACAATCAATATCAGAAAGGTAAATCTCCAATTGACATAAATTGATAAATAGTGTTTTGAAAATTCAACTATTGTCAAAAAATATTAAAGGATCAATTATATGAAACAGATGATGATTATCTTCGCAATAAGTTTGATTTTAATATCTTGTAAAAATGAGGACTTAATAACAAATCAAACAACATTAAATGAAACTGTTACAGATTATTATCCAATGTCAATTGGTAGTTACTGGGTTTACAAAGTATATGAAGCTGATACATCCTTAGTATTTTCTGATGCGGGTTTGTTAGATAGTATTGTAGTTACAAAAGATTCATTGGTGAATGGATATTCTTACAAAGTATTTAAAAGTTCAATATTTGGAGTGAGTTTATATAGAGATTCATCCGAAATGATTGTAAATAATGACGGTGAGAAATTACTATCTCTAAATAAAAAATTAACATTCATCGAAAATCGATATGTTCTTCCAAATGATACGATGTATTATTTGACCTCTGTTCTTTCAAAAACGGATTCTACATTTTCTGTCTTGGCAGGAACATTCAACTCAAAATATATTATTGGCACGATAAAATATATGGAAGAAAATCCACCTTATATGAAACAAAGAAATTACAAAACAGCATATGCTAAAAATGTTGGCCTTGTTTACAAAAGATTATTTTATCTTTTTGGCCCTAATTATTTGGAATACAAGTTATTGCGCTATCAAATAAAATAATGAAAGCTGCCTAACCAGTCGCTCAACCTGACGTGGTAACCGCGACGCGCTTTGAATTGTGAGTGTTGAGTTGTCAAATGAGAACTTACGATACGAACAGTTATCAGGAATTTAAA
The nucleotide sequence above comes from Bacteroidota bacterium. Encoded proteins:
- a CDS encoding T9SS type A sorting domain-containing protein produces the protein MKKVFWFLFLVFCLFTSTNPLNSQWIKTTLDSVWVSSFAVSGTNLFAGTVGCGVYLSTNNGTSWTTVNNGLAKIGTSSQYYTVQALIFSGTNLFAGTDSGIFLSTNNGTSWTAVNSGLTKLLVMTLAVSGTNLFAGTERSGVFLSTNNGTSWTATGSDLGSVRTLSVSGTNLFAGTDGGGVYLSTNNGTSWAEVNTGLTYKIVFSLAVSSTNLFSGTWGGGAFHSTNNGTSWTAVNNGLTDPYVNGLAVSGTNLFAGTSHGVFLSTNYGTSWTSASTGLTSTYVRALAFSPNGAGGTNLFAGTSIGVWRRALSEMITSVDRLSSDLKTHFSLNQNYPNPFNPATTISFSLSSKSFVLLKVFDVLGKEVTTILSKELSAGTYSQKWNAEYLMSGVYFYRLQAGSYTETKKLLLLR